A section of the Papio anubis isolate 15944 chromosome 2, Panubis1.0, whole genome shotgun sequence genome encodes:
- the LOC116273734 gene encoding fibulin-2-like has translation MVSTLRAGPGALSLLVAQGLLAALSHCPRDSAASDSLALPADINECVTDLHTCSRGEHCVNTLGSFHCYKALTCEPGYALKDGECEDVDECAMGTHTCQAGFLCQNTKGSFYCQARQRCMDGFLQDPEGNCVDINECTSLSEPCRPGFSCINTVGSYTCQRNPLICGRGYHASDDGAKCVDVNECETGVHRCGEGQVCHNLPGSYRCDCKAGFQRDAFGRGCIDVNECWASPGRLCQHTCENTLGSYRCSCASGFLLAADGKHCEDVNECEAQRCSQECANIYGSYQCYCRQGYQLAEDGHTCTDIDECAQGAGILCTFRCLNVPGSYQCACPEQGYTMTANGRSCKDLDECALGTHNCSEAETCHNIQGSFRCLRFECPPNYVRVSKTKCERTTCHDFLECQNSPARITHYQLNFQTGLLVPAHIFRIGPAPAFTGDTIALTIIKGNEEGYFGTRRLNAYTGVVYLQRAVLEPRDFALDVEMKLWRQGSVTTFLAKMHIFFTTFAL, from the exons ATGGTGAGCACGTTGAGGGCGGGACCTGGAGCTCTCTCCCTCCTGGTGGCCCAAGGTCTGCTGGCTGCACTCAGCCACTGTCCTAGGGACTCTGCAGCTTCTGACAGCCTCGCTCTCCCTGCAGACATCAACGAGTGTGTGACGGACCTGCACACGTGCAGTCGGGGCGAGCACTGTGTGAACACGCTGGGCTCTTTCCACTGCTACAAGGCACTCACCTGCGAACCGGGCTATGCCCTCAAGGATGGCGAGTGTGAAG ACGTGGATGAGTGTGCAATGGGCACGCACACCTGCCAGGCAGGCTTCTTGTGCCAGAACACCAAGGGTTCCTTCTACTGCCAGGCCCGGCAGCGCTGCATGGATGGCTTCCTGCAGGATCCTGAAGGCAACTGTGTGG ACATCAATGAGTGCACGTCACTGTCCgagccatgtcggccaggcttcAGCTGCATCAACACAGTGGGCTCCTACACGTGCCAGAGGAACCCGCTGATCTGTGGGCGCGGCTACCACGCCAGCGATGATGGGGCCAAGTGTGTGG ACGTGAACGAGTGTGAGACGGGTGTGCACCGCTGCGGTGAGGGCCAGGTGTGCCACAACCTCCCCGGCTCCTACCGCTGTGACTGCAAAGCGGGCTTTCAGCGGGACGCCTTCGGCCGGGGCTGCATCG ACGTGAACGAGTGCTGGGCCTCACCAGGCCGCCTGTGCCAGCACACGTGTGAGAACACACTAGGCTCCTACCGCTGTTCCTGCGCCTCTGGGTTCCTGCTAGCAGCAGACGGCAAGCACTGTGAAG ATGTGAACGAGTGTGAGGCCCAGCGCTGCAGCCAGGAGTGTGCCAACATCTACGGCTCCTACCAGTGCTACTGCCGCCAGGGCTACCAGCTGGCTGAGGATGGGCACACCTGCACAG ACATCGACGAGTGTGCTCAAGGCGCCGGCATCCTCTGCACCTTCCGCTGTCTCAATGTGCCAGGGAGCTACCAGTGTGCATGTCCTGAGCAGGGCTATACCATGACGGCCAACGGAAGGTCCTGCAAGG ACTTGGATGAGTGTGCACTGGGTACCCACAACTGTTCCGAGGCTGAGACCTGCCACAACATCCAGGGTAGCTTCCGCTGCCTACGCTTCGAGTGTCCTCCCAACTATGTCCGAGTCTCCAAAAC GAAGTGCGAGCGCACCACGTGCCACGACTTCCTGGAGTGCCAGAACTCGCCGGCGCGCATCACACATTACCAGCTCAACTTCCAGACGGGCCTCCTGGTGCCTGCGCATATCTTCCGCATTGGCCCCGCGCCAGCCTTCACGGGGGACACCATCGCCCTGACCATCATCAAGGGCAACGAGGAGGGCTACTTTGGCACGCGCAGGCTCAACGCCTACACGGGCGTGGTCTACCTGCAGCGGGCTGTGCTGGAGCCCCGGGACTTTGCCCTGGACGTGGAGATGAAGCTCTGGCGGCAGGGCTCTGTCACCACTTTCCTGGCCAAGATGCACATCTTCTTCACCACCTTTGCCCTGTGA